One Oncorhynchus kisutch isolate 150728-3 linkage group LG13, Okis_V2, whole genome shotgun sequence DNA window includes the following coding sequences:
- the b4galt6 gene encoding beta-1,4-galactosyltransferase 6 isoform X3 → MVQAQGIMLRDNVRTIGQMIRLYTNKNSTLNGTDYPDGSNSSEYMVQPTTYLPENFTYAQNLPCPERLPSMKGPIDVNMTEIPMEEIDLKFSKYQDVQFGGHWKPKDCKPRWKVAILIPFRNRHEHLPILFQHLTPILQRQRLQFAYYVIEQSGTQPFNRAMLFNVGFLEAMKDLDWDCLVFHDVDHIPENDRNYYGCGQMPRHFAAKLDKYMYLLPYSEFFGGVSGLTVEQFRKINGFPNAFWGWGGEDDDLWNRVHYAGLNVTRPEGEMGKYKSIPHHHRGEVQFLGSFHQSSHQRVRAPRDLWEHLFSMNSTDKVQVTEVFQREAAPGWTEQPQLHP, encoded by the exons ATGGTGCAGGCCCAGGGTATCATGTTGAGGGATAACGTGAGGACCATTGGCCAGATGATCAGACTTTACACCAATAAGAACAGTACCCTCAACGGCACAG ATTACCCAGATGGCAGTAACTCCAGTGAATATATGGTTCAACCAACCACATACCTTCCTGAGAACTTCACATATGCCCAGAACCTCCCCTGTCCAGAACGCTTACCTTCTATGA AGGGTCCTATAGATGTGAATATGACTGAGATTCCTATGGAGGAGATTGATCTGAAGTTCTCTAAGTATCAGGATGTTCAGTTTGGTGGCCACTGGAAACCCAAGGACTGCAAACCACGCTGGAAG GTAGCCATCTTGATCCCGTTCCGTAACCGCCACGAGCACCTTCCCATCCTTTTCCAGCACCTCACCCCCATactgcagagacagagactgcAGTTCGCATACTACGTCATCGAGCAG tcTGGGACGCAGCCCTTCAACAGAGCCATGTTGTTTAATGTGGGTTTCCTGGAGGCCATGAAGGATCTGGACTGGGACTGTCTGGTGTTCCACGATGTCGACCACATCCCAGAGAATGACCGTAACTACTACGGCTGTGGTCAGATGCCTCGCCACTTCGCAGCCAAACTGGACAAGTACATGTACCT TCTACCCTACAGTGAGTTCTTCGGGGGCGTGAGTGGACTTACAGTGGAGCAGTTCCGCAAGATCAACGGCTTTCCCAATGCATTCTggggctggggaggagaggacgaTGACCTCTGGAACAG aGTGCACTATGCTGGTCTGAACGTCACAAGGccggagggagagatgggtaaATACAAGTCCATCCCACACCACCACCGAGGAGAAGTGCAGTTCCTCGGCAG TTTTCATCAGTCTTCACACCAACGTGTCCGTGCTCCCAGGGATCTGTGGGAACATCTCTTCTCCATGAATTCCACAGATAAG
- the b4galt6 gene encoding beta-1,4-galactosyltransferase 6 isoform X1 has protein sequence MVNWRRLLRVSNRSFLALIFFFSMSTTCLYFIYVAPGIANTYFFMVQAQGIMLRDNVRTIGQMIRLYTNKNSTLNGTDYPDGSNSSEYMVQPTTYLPENFTYAQNLPCPERLPSMKGPIDVNMTEIPMEEIDLKFSKYQDVQFGGHWKPKDCKPRWKVAILIPFRNRHEHLPILFQHLTPILQRQRLQFAYYVIEQSGTQPFNRAMLFNVGFLEAMKDLDWDCLVFHDVDHIPENDRNYYGCGQMPRHFAAKLDKYMYLLPYSEFFGGVSGLTVEQFRKINGFPNAFWGWGGEDDDLWNRVHYAGLNVTRPEGEMGKYKSIPHHHRGEVQFLGSFHQSSHQRVRAPRDLWEHLFSMNSTDKVQVTEVFQREAAPGWTEQPQLHP, from the exons ATGGTGAATTGGAGGCGGCTGCTGCGGGTATCGAACCGCTCCTTTTTGGCCttaatttttttcttctccatgtCTACGACGTGTCTTTACTTCATATATGTTGCTCCTGGAATAG cCAACACCTACTTCTTCATGGTGCAGGCCCAGGGTATCATGTTGAGGGATAACGTGAGGACCATTGGCCAGATGATCAGACTTTACACCAATAAGAACAGTACCCTCAACGGCACAG ATTACCCAGATGGCAGTAACTCCAGTGAATATATGGTTCAACCAACCACATACCTTCCTGAGAACTTCACATATGCCCAGAACCTCCCCTGTCCAGAACGCTTACCTTCTATGA AGGGTCCTATAGATGTGAATATGACTGAGATTCCTATGGAGGAGATTGATCTGAAGTTCTCTAAGTATCAGGATGTTCAGTTTGGTGGCCACTGGAAACCCAAGGACTGCAAACCACGCTGGAAG GTAGCCATCTTGATCCCGTTCCGTAACCGCCACGAGCACCTTCCCATCCTTTTCCAGCACCTCACCCCCATactgcagagacagagactgcAGTTCGCATACTACGTCATCGAGCAG tcTGGGACGCAGCCCTTCAACAGAGCCATGTTGTTTAATGTGGGTTTCCTGGAGGCCATGAAGGATCTGGACTGGGACTGTCTGGTGTTCCACGATGTCGACCACATCCCAGAGAATGACCGTAACTACTACGGCTGTGGTCAGATGCCTCGCCACTTCGCAGCCAAACTGGACAAGTACATGTACCT TCTACCCTACAGTGAGTTCTTCGGGGGCGTGAGTGGACTTACAGTGGAGCAGTTCCGCAAGATCAACGGCTTTCCCAATGCATTCTggggctggggaggagaggacgaTGACCTCTGGAACAG aGTGCACTATGCTGGTCTGAACGTCACAAGGccggagggagagatgggtaaATACAAGTCCATCCCACACCACCACCGAGGAGAAGTGCAGTTCCTCGGCAG TTTTCATCAGTCTTCACACCAACGTGTCCGTGCTCCCAGGGATCTGTGGGAACATCTCTTCTCCATGAATTCCACAGATAAG